A genomic segment from Nicotiana tabacum cultivar K326 chromosome 7, ASM71507v2, whole genome shotgun sequence encodes:
- the LOC107781249 gene encoding short-chain dehydrogenase reductase 3b-like gives MANKLRLEGKVAVITGAASGIGEATARLFVEHGARVVIADIQDELGLQVVASIGTDMASYCHCDVTDEKQVEETVAYAVEKYGTLDIMFSNVGTLNFCSVLDMDVTAFEKTMAVNVRGTALAVKHAARVMVAKQVKGSIICNASIEAILAGAASLAYVASKHAVVGIVKAAARELGLHGIRVNGVSPYGIATPLVCKAYGCDDAGSLEAGISGNAHLKGVTLSTEHIAQAALFLASDESAYISGHNLAVDGGLSSMLKLNY, from the exons ATGGCAAATAAGCTCAG GTTGGAGGGTAAAGTGGCTGTAATTACTGGTGCAGCAAGTGGCATTGGAGAAGCAACTGCAAGATTGTTTGTGGAACATGGGGCTCGAGTGGTAATTGCGGACATTCAAGACGAACTTGGTCTCCAAGTAGTGGCGTCCATTGGAACAGACATGGCCAGCTACTGCCACTGCGACGTCACTGACGAGAAACAAGTCGAGGAAACTGTCGCCTACGCTGTTGAAAAATACGGCACTCTCGACATCATGTTTAGCAATGTCGGAACACTGAACTTCTGCAGTGTTCTCGACATGGATGTGACGGCATTTGAGAAGACAATGGCCGTCAATGTGCGAGGTACCGCATTAGCCGTCAAGCATGCAGCTAGAGTCATGGTTGCTAAACAAGTTAAGGGATCCATCATATGCAACGCGAGCATTGAGGCTATTCTTGCTGGGGCAGCCTCGTTGGCTTACGTAGCGTCGAAGCACGCAGTCGTAGGCATTGTGAAAGCGGCGGCGCGTGAGCTAGGGCTACACGGGATCAGGGTGAACGGCGTATCCCCTTATGGCATTGCGACGCCACTCGTATGCAAAGCCTACGGGTGCGATGATGCCGGTTCGTTggaagctggaatatctggaaaTGCTCACTTGAAAGGTGTTACGTTGAGCACAGAGCATATCGCACAAGCAGCACTTTTCTTGGCGTCAGATGAATCAGCTTACATTAGCGGTCATAATTTGGCTGTCGATGGCGGCCTCAGTTCTATGTTGAAGCTGAATTACTAA